Proteins encoded by one window of Sediminicoccus rosea:
- the bfr gene encoding bacterioferritin, whose amino-acid sequence MPKGDPRVIEHLNIQLTNELTAINQYFLHARMLDDWGVTKLAKHEYAESIEEMKHADDLIKRILYLGGLPNVQRLNPILIGQNVKEVLECDLKLEVKALADLREGIAHCEGVRDYVSRDLLKAILANEEEHEDFLETQFDMIRQMGIENYIQLNSAAAPEQHG is encoded by the coding sequence ATGCCCAAGGGCGACCCCCGGGTCATCGAGCATCTGAACATCCAGCTCACCAACGAGCTGACGGCCATCAACCAGTATTTCCTGCATGCGCGCATGCTGGACGACTGGGGCGTGACCAAGCTCGCCAAGCACGAATACGCCGAGAGCATCGAGGAGATGAAGCACGCGGATGACCTCATCAAGCGCATCCTCTACCTCGGCGGCCTGCCCAATGTGCAGCGGCTGAACCCCATCCTCATCGGGCAGAACGTGAAGGAGGTCCTGGAATGCGACCTCAAGCTCGAGGTGAAGGCCCTGGCCGACCTGCGTGAGGGCATCGCCCATTGCGAGGGCGTGCGCGACTATGTCAGCCGGGACCTTCTGAAGGCCATCCTCGCCAATGAGGAGGAGCACGAGGATTTCCTCGAGACGCAGTTCGACATGATCCGCCAGATGGGGATCGAGAACTACATCCAGCTCAACAGCGCGGCGGCCCCCGAGCAGCACGGCTGA
- a CDS encoding ligase-associated DNA damage response exonuclease encodes MPPHPETWLRVTPDGLFCEPGGFFVDPVRAVERAVITHGHSDHARPGHAHVLATAETLAIMRARMGEDRAGATQQALPYGETLTINGVKLWLRPAGHVLGSAQVCLEWQGSRAVVSGDYKRRHDATCAPFEPERCDVFVTEATFALPVFTHPPAGQEIARLLRSVALFPERTHVIGCYALGKAQRLISLLREAGWEAPIPLHGALMKLCTLYEELGVTLGPLVPATVAGKEKLAGAIVLAPPSAIADRWARRLSEPIPCLASGWMRVRQRARQGGVELPMVISDHADWPELLATCTEVEAGEVWVTHGREEALIHALAQRGIRGRALHLVGRGEGEEE; translated from the coding sequence ATGCCCCCCCATCCCGAAACCTGGCTGCGCGTGACGCCGGATGGCCTGTTCTGCGAGCCGGGCGGCTTCTTCGTGGACCCGGTGCGCGCGGTGGAGCGCGCCGTCATCACCCATGGCCATAGCGACCACGCCCGCCCCGGCCATGCCCATGTGCTGGCCACGGCCGAGACGCTCGCCATCATGCGCGCCCGCATGGGCGAGGACCGCGCGGGTGCCACGCAACAGGCGCTGCCCTATGGCGAGACGCTGACGATCAACGGCGTGAAGCTCTGGCTGCGCCCGGCCGGGCATGTGCTGGGCTCGGCGCAGGTCTGCCTGGAATGGCAGGGGTCGCGCGCCGTCGTCAGCGGCGACTACAAGCGCCGGCATGACGCCACCTGCGCGCCCTTCGAGCCGGAGCGCTGCGACGTCTTCGTGACGGAAGCCACCTTCGCGCTGCCCGTCTTCACCCACCCCCCGGCCGGGCAGGAGATCGCGCGGCTGCTGCGCTCCGTCGCCCTCTTCCCCGAGCGCACCCATGTCATCGGCTGCTATGCGCTGGGCAAGGCGCAGCGGCTGATCTCGCTGCTGCGGGAGGCGGGCTGGGAGGCGCCCATCCCGCTGCATGGCGCGCTGATGAAGCTCTGCACGCTCTATGAGGAACTCGGCGTGACGCTCGGCCCGCTGGTGCCGGCGACGGTGGCGGGGAAAGAGAAGTTGGCGGGCGCCATCGTGCTGGCCCCGCCCTCGGCCATCGCCGATCGCTGGGCGCGGCGCCTTTCCGAGCCCATTCCCTGCCTCGCCTCGGGCTGGATGCGCGTGCGGCAGCGCGCCCGCCAGGGCGGCGTGGAACTCCCCATGGTCATCAGCGACCATGCCGATTGGCCCGAGCTCCTCGCCACCTGCACCGAGGTGGAGGCCGGCGAGGTCTGGGTGACGCATGGGCGTGAGGAGGCGTTGATCCATGCGCTGGCGCAGCGCGGCATCCGCGGCCGCGCGCTGCACCTGGTGGGGCGCGGCGAGGGGGAGGAGGAATGA
- a CDS encoding Rid family detoxifying hydrolase — MMIRAALLLLALATPALAQPQVISTPGSPAAIGPYSQALRVGNTLYLAGQIALDPVTNQMIADRSIEAETRRVLDNLKAVVEAAGFRMSDIVSTTVFMADLNEFARMNAVYATYFPTSPPARATVQAARLPRDAKVEIVGIAAR; from the coding sequence ATGATGATCCGCGCCGCCCTTCTGCTGCTCGCCCTCGCCACGCCCGCGCTGGCGCAGCCGCAGGTGATCTCGACGCCCGGTTCGCCTGCCGCCATCGGCCCCTACAGCCAGGCGTTGCGTGTGGGCAACACGCTCTACCTCGCGGGCCAGATCGCGCTTGATCCCGTCACCAACCAGATGATCGCCGACCGCAGCATCGAGGCCGAGACGCGCCGCGTGCTGGACAACCTCAAGGCCGTGGTGGAGGCGGCCGGCTTCCGCATGAGCGACATCGTCAGCACCACCGTCTTCATGGCGGATCTCAACGAGTTCGCCCGGATGAACGCGGTCTACGCGACCTATTTCCCGACCAGCCCGCCGGCGCGCGCGACGGTGCAGGCCGCCCGCCTGCCGCGCGATGCGAAGGTGGAGATCGTCGGCATCGCCGCCCGGTGA
- a CDS encoding ligase-associated DNA damage response DEXH box helicase has protein sequence MPELFARWFKGRGWAPRAHQLDMLAAARAGQSALLIAPTGGGKTLAGFLPSLIALHEAPREGLHTLYISPLKALAVDIARNLEAPIAEMGLPIRVETRTGDTPANRRARQRETPPQILLTTPESLTLLLSLPDAAEMFGGLAAIVVDEAHALAGTKRGDQLCLGLSRLATLAPGARRVGLSATVNHPEALRAWLSPSARAQDVALIRAQGGAAPRLGVQLPEGRLPWGGHMGLDSAPEILARIAASRVTIVFVNTRAQAELIFAALWKINEDSLPIAVHHGSLTVEQRRKVEAAMAAGRLRGVVATSSLDLGIDWGDVDQVIQVGAPKGVSRLLQRVGRANHRMDEASAALLVPANRFEVIECAAALESIAAGELDGEPPRPGGLDVLAQHILAMACHAPFRPDDLYTEVTRAGAYAELSRRDFDDVLRFVEDGGYALANYERWRRLFRDSEGLVHVRGTAVARQLRLNLGTIVELPLMKVKLRGGPVLGEVEEWFISTLSPGDTFRFAGQVLQYEGISGVTAEVSRGGTREPRVPAYGGARMPLSTHLADRVRGILSDPTHWAMLPESVREWLGMQRLKSELPSADGLLVETFPRGGRWYLVAYCFEGRLAHQTLGMLATRRMERLGWGPLGFVATDYILACWTAFEPGDPAELFIEDLLGEDLEDWMAESSMLRRTFRNIATIAGLLEKHHPGAEKNRRQMSVSSDLIYDVLRKHEPDHILLRATRAEAAHGLTDVRRIGTMLARAKGRIRHRRLDQVSPLAVPAMLEIGREWVAGDAEEALLAEAAALVAEATGGLETFDEPLFGPGEAPPEPRPARGARRPRERRRR, from the coding sequence ATGCCAGAACTTTTCGCCCGCTGGTTCAAGGGGCGCGGCTGGGCGCCCCGGGCGCATCAGCTCGACATGCTGGCCGCAGCGCGCGCCGGGCAATCCGCCCTGCTGATCGCGCCGACCGGCGGCGGCAAGACGCTGGCGGGCTTCCTGCCCTCCCTCATCGCGCTGCATGAGGCACCGCGCGAGGGGCTGCACACGCTCTACATCTCGCCGCTCAAAGCGCTGGCGGTGGACATCGCCCGCAACCTGGAGGCGCCGATCGCCGAGATGGGCCTGCCCATCCGCGTCGAGACCCGCACGGGCGACACGCCGGCCAATCGCCGCGCCCGCCAGCGCGAGACGCCGCCGCAGATCCTGCTGACGACGCCCGAGAGCCTGACGCTGCTGCTCTCGCTGCCCGATGCGGCGGAGATGTTCGGCGGGCTTGCGGCCATCGTGGTGGATGAGGCGCATGCGCTGGCCGGCACCAAGCGGGGCGACCAGCTGTGCCTCGGACTGTCGCGCCTCGCCACGCTGGCGCCCGGCGCGCGGCGCGTGGGCCTTTCGGCCACGGTGAACCACCCGGAGGCGCTGCGCGCCTGGCTTTCGCCCAGCGCACGCGCGCAGGATGTGGCGCTGATCCGCGCGCAGGGCGGCGCGGCGCCGCGGCTTGGCGTGCAATTGCCCGAAGGGCGGCTGCCCTGGGGCGGCCATATGGGGCTCGATTCCGCGCCCGAGATCCTGGCGCGCATCGCGGCCAGCCGCGTCACCATCGTCTTCGTGAACACCCGCGCCCAGGCGGAGCTGATCTTCGCCGCCCTCTGGAAGATCAACGAGGATTCGCTGCCCATCGCCGTGCATCACGGCAGCCTGACGGTCGAGCAGCGCCGCAAGGTGGAAGCGGCCATGGCGGCGGGCAGGCTGCGCGGCGTGGTCGCCACCTCGTCGCTCGATCTCGGCATTGACTGGGGCGATGTGGACCAGGTGATCCAGGTGGGCGCGCCCAAGGGCGTCTCCCGCCTGCTGCAACGCGTGGGCCGCGCCAATCACCGCATGGACGAGGCGAGTGCCGCGCTGCTGGTGCCCGCCAACCGCTTCGAGGTGATCGAATGCGCCGCCGCCCTCGAGAGCATCGCCGCCGGCGAGCTGGATGGCGAGCCGCCGCGCCCGGGCGGGCTGGATGTTCTGGCGCAGCACATCCTTGCCATGGCCTGCCACGCGCCCTTCCGGCCGGATGATCTCTATACCGAAGTGACCCGCGCCGGCGCCTATGCGGAACTCAGCCGCCGCGATTTCGACGATGTGCTGCGCTTCGTCGAGGATGGCGGCTATGCGCTGGCGAATTACGAGCGCTGGCGCCGCCTCTTCCGCGATTCCGAGGGCCTCGTGCATGTGCGCGGCACCGCCGTCGCGCGGCAATTGCGCCTCAACCTCGGCACCATCGTCGAACTGCCGCTGATGAAGGTGAAGCTGCGCGGCGGCCCCGTGCTGGGCGAGGTGGAGGAGTGGTTCATCTCCACCCTCAGCCCCGGCGACACCTTCCGCTTCGCCGGCCAGGTTCTGCAATATGAGGGCATCTCCGGCGTCACCGCCGAGGTCTCGCGCGGCGGCACGCGGGAGCCGCGCGTGCCGGCCTATGGCGGTGCCCGCATGCCGCTCTCCACCCATCTCGCCGACCGCGTGCGCGGCATCCTGAGCGACCCCACGCATTGGGCCATGCTGCCCGAGAGCGTGCGCGAATGGCTCGGCATGCAGCGCCTCAAGAGCGAATTGCCCAGTGCGGACGGCCTGCTGGTCGAAACCTTCCCGCGCGGCGGGCGCTGGTATCTGGTCGCCTATTGCTTCGAGGGTCGCCTCGCGCACCAGACGCTCGGCATGCTCGCGACGCGGCGGATGGAGCGGCTGGGCTGGGGGCCGCTCGGCTTCGTCGCCACCGACTATATCCTCGCCTGCTGGACCGCCTTCGAACCCGGCGACCCCGCCGAACTCTTCATCGAGGACCTGCTGGGCGAGGATCTGGAGGATTGGATGGCGGAGAGCTCCATGCTCCGCCGCACCTTCCGCAACATCGCGACCATCGCGGGCCTGCTGGAGAAGCACCACCCCGGCGCCGAGAAGAACCGCCGGCAGATGAGCGTGAGTTCGGACCTCATCTACGACGTGCTGAGGAAGCACGAGCCCGACCACATCCTGCTGCGCGCCACCCGTGCGGAGGCGGCGCACGGCCTGACCGATGTGCGGCGCATCGGGACCATGCTGGCCCGCGCCAAGGGTCGCATCCGCCACCGCCGGCTGGACCAGGTCTCGCCGCTCGCCGTGCCCGCCATGCTGGAGATCGGCCGCGAATGGGTGGCGGGCGATGCGGAGGAGGCCCTGCTGGCCGAGGCCGCGGCGCTGGTCGCCGAGGCGACGGGCGGGCTCGAGACCTTCGATGAGCCACTCTTCGGCCCGGGCGAGGCTCCCCCCGAACCCAGGCCTGCCCGCGGCGCGCGCCGCCCGCGCGAGCGGCGCCGCCGCTAG
- a CDS encoding Fe(3+) ABC transporter substrate-binding protein → MHRRSLLAATTASLAALGAPAVLRAQERVLSLYSSRHYDTDRELYDGFTRQSGIRIRLIEANADQLLERIRSEGANSPADVLITVDAGRLARAQEAGVLQRTASTVLQSRIPAHLRDPEGHWFGFSMRARVVMYDKTIGLPAGLARYEDLAKPEYRGMVVTRSSGNIYSIGWTASMLAANGAEATEAWARGIAANLARPPSGGDTDQIRAVAAGQGRLAISNTYYLGNLARSQRAEDRAVAEKMAVLFPNQGDRGTHVNISGAGVVRTAPNREAAVAFLEYLSGQAAQTIFADGNSEYPVVADAQPSAFLRGLGAFKQDQLNAARIGALSPEALRIMQRAGWR, encoded by the coding sequence ATGCACCGCCGCAGCCTGCTCGCCGCCACCACCGCCTCCCTCGCCGCTCTTGGGGCCCCCGCCGTGCTGCGGGCGCAGGAGCGCGTGCTCAGCCTCTATTCCTCGCGCCACTACGACACGGATCGTGAGCTCTATGACGGCTTCACCCGGCAGAGCGGCATCCGCATCCGGCTGATCGAGGCCAATGCCGACCAGCTGCTGGAGCGCATCCGCTCCGAGGGCGCGAACAGCCCGGCCGATGTCCTCATCACCGTGGATGCCGGGCGCCTCGCGCGTGCGCAGGAAGCGGGCGTGCTGCAGCGGACGGCATCCACTGTCCTCCAGTCCCGCATCCCGGCCCATCTGCGTGACCCGGAGGGCCATTGGTTCGGCTTCTCCATGCGGGCGCGCGTGGTGATGTACGACAAGACCATCGGCCTGCCCGCCGGCCTCGCGCGCTACGAGGACCTCGCCAAGCCGGAATATCGCGGCATGGTCGTCACCCGCTCCTCCGGGAACATCTATTCCATCGGCTGGACGGCGAGCATGCTGGCCGCCAATGGCGCGGAGGCGACCGAGGCCTGGGCGCGCGGCATCGCCGCCAACCTCGCGCGCCCGCCCTCGGGCGGCGACACCGACCAGATCCGCGCCGTCGCGGCCGGGCAGGGGCGGCTGGCCATCTCCAATACCTACTATCTCGGCAATCTCGCGCGCTCGCAGCGCGCCGAGGATCGCGCGGTGGCCGAGAAGATGGCCGTGCTCTTCCCGAACCAGGGCGACCGCGGCACCCATGTGAACATCTCGGGCGCGGGTGTCGTCCGCACCGCGCCGAACCGCGAGGCGGCGGTGGCCTTCCTGGAATATCTGAGCGGCCAGGCGGCGCAGACCATCTTCGCCGACGGCAACAGCGAATATCCCGTGGTGGCCGACGCACAGCCCAGCGCCTTCCTGCGCGGCCTCGGCGCCTTCAAGCAGGACCAGCTGAACGCCGCGCGGATCGGCGCGCTCTCGCCCGAGGCGTTGCGGATCATGCAGCGCGCGGGCTGGCGCTGA
- a CDS encoding cisplatin damage response ATP-dependent DNA ligase has protein sequence MSGSLEAFAELLERLLFTPGRNGKLALLRQWFAGQPDPDRGIGLAALAGELSLRTAKPALLRELIAERTDPTLFALSYDYVGDLAETIALLWPEGDRRNAPPPGLAEVIRTLETAPKAALPGIIAAWLDALESGARLALIKLITGGLRVGASARLAKAALAEWAQAELGEIEEVWHGVSPPYLPLFAWLEGKGPRPDPNGAPVFRPLMLAHPLEEADFARLHAPDWRAEWKWDGIRVQLTAGPGGARLWSRSGEDISGSFPEIIAAMQFHGVADGELLVMREGEVAPFGDLQQRLNRKSVTARMLRDHPAHVRLYDLLFDGEADLRALPFDERRARLEAWYAREAPARMDLSPLIAFATMEELADIRAGTRAASIEGLMLKRGDSVYSPGRVKGPWWKWKRDPLNVDAVLMYAQRGHGKRSSFYSDYTFGLWRGPKGEEELVPIGKAYSGYTDAELAFLDKWIRDHTTARFGPVREVEKALVLEVEFDAAQYSPRHKSGVALRFPRIARIRRDKPAEEADRLETLEALIKR, from the coding sequence ATGAGCGGCAGCCTCGAAGCCTTCGCGGAGCTGTTGGAACGCCTGCTCTTCACGCCGGGCCGCAATGGCAAGCTCGCCTTGCTGCGGCAATGGTTCGCGGGGCAGCCTGATCCCGATCGCGGCATCGGCCTCGCCGCGCTGGCGGGCGAACTCAGCCTGCGCACCGCCAAGCCCGCGCTGCTGCGCGAGCTGATCGCGGAACGCACGGACCCGACGCTCTTCGCCCTCAGCTACGATTATGTGGGCGATCTGGCCGAGACCATCGCCCTGCTCTGGCCCGAGGGCGACCGCCGCAATGCGCCGCCACCGGGCCTGGCCGAGGTGATCCGGACGCTGGAGACGGCGCCGAAGGCCGCGCTGCCGGGCATCATCGCCGCCTGGCTGGACGCGCTGGAATCGGGCGCGCGGCTCGCGCTCATCAAGCTCATCACCGGCGGGCTGCGCGTCGGCGCCTCGGCCCGGCTGGCCAAGGCCGCGCTGGCGGAATGGGCGCAAGCCGAGCTCGGCGAAATCGAGGAGGTCTGGCACGGGGTGTCCCCGCCCTACCTCCCGCTCTTCGCCTGGCTGGAAGGGAAGGGCCCGCGTCCTGATCCGAACGGCGCGCCGGTCTTCCGCCCCCTCATGCTGGCCCACCCGCTGGAGGAGGCGGATTTCGCCAGGCTGCACGCGCCCGACTGGCGCGCGGAGTGGAAATGGGACGGCATCCGCGTGCAGCTCACGGCCGGGCCCGGCGGCGCGCGGCTCTGGTCCCGCTCGGGCGAGGACATCTCGGGCAGCTTCCCGGAGATCATCGCGGCGATGCAGTTCCATGGCGTGGCCGATGGCGAATTGCTCGTGATGCGGGAAGGGGAGGTGGCGCCCTTCGGCGACCTGCAGCAGCGCCTCAACCGCAAGAGCGTGACGGCCAGGATGCTGCGCGACCACCCCGCCCATGTGCGTCTCTATGACCTGCTCTTCGACGGCGAGGCGGATCTGCGCGCGCTGCCCTTCGATGAACGCCGCGCGCGCCTCGAAGCCTGGTATGCGCGCGAGGCGCCGGCCCGCATGGACCTCTCGCCCCTGATCGCCTTCGCCACCATGGAGGAACTGGCCGACATCCGCGCCGGCACGCGCGCCGCCTCCATCGAGGGGCTGATGCTCAAGCGCGGCGACAGCGTCTATTCGCCCGGCCGCGTGAAGGGGCCCTGGTGGAAATGGAAGCGTGACCCGCTGAACGTGGATGCGGTGCTGATGTATGCCCAGCGCGGCCACGGCAAGCGCAGCAGCTTCTATTCCGACTATACCTTCGGGCTCTGGCGCGGCCCAAAGGGGGAAGAGGAGCTCGTGCCCATCGGCAAGGCCTATTCCGGCTATACCGATGCCGAGCTCGCCTTCCTCGACAAATGGATTCGCGACCACACCACCGCCCGCTTCGGCCCGGTGCGGGAGGTGGAGAAGGCCCTGGTGCTGGAGGTGGAGTTCGACGCGGCCCAATATTCGCCGCGCCACAAGTCGGGCGTCGCGCTGCGCTTCCCGCGCATCGCCCGCATCCGCCGCGACAAGCCCGCGGAGGAGGCCGACCGGCTGGAGACGCTGGAGGCGCTGATCAAGCGGTGA
- a CDS encoding (2Fe-2S)-binding protein: MVICLCNGMSDGDVRAAIAQGASRPAEVYACCGGRAQCGCCAPSVVQILRETPAKA; this comes from the coding sequence ATGGTCATCTGTCTCTGCAACGGAATGAGCGATGGCGACGTGCGCGCCGCCATCGCGCAAGGCGCCTCGCGTCCCGCGGAGGTCTACGCCTGCTGCGGCGGGCGGGCGCAATGTGGTTGCTGCGCCCCGAGCGTTGTGCAAATTTTGCGTGAAACGCCCGCAAAGGCGTAG
- a CDS encoding HpcH/HpaI aldolase family protein — MPIIQNIAKQRLAEGGLAIGFGVHHLRGSAVGALGAATGFDWLFIDMEHGAMSVDDAAQISMAALGQGCTPIVRCCKDALFEGTRCLDNGAMGVVVPHVDTVAEAKQVVEAFRFPPLGMRSWGGPPILYGFQAPDAATAQRESNEQVLIACMVETEESVANADAIAAIPGVDVLMFGTSDLTATMGIPGQIGHPRVRAAYASVAAACARHGKVLGMGGVYDEVVARDYVALGARFILGGSDHAFVMAGAGQRAKFLRGLAAG; from the coding sequence ATGCCCATCATCCAGAACATCGCCAAGCAGCGCCTGGCCGAAGGCGGGCTCGCCATCGGCTTCGGCGTGCACCACCTGCGCGGCTCCGCCGTGGGCGCGCTGGGCGCCGCCACCGGCTTCGACTGGCTCTTCATCGACATGGAGCATGGCGCGATGAGCGTGGACGACGCCGCGCAGATCTCCATGGCGGCCCTGGGCCAGGGCTGCACGCCGATCGTGCGCTGCTGCAAGGACGCGCTCTTCGAGGGCACCCGCTGCCTGGACAATGGCGCCATGGGCGTCGTCGTCCCCCATGTGGACACGGTGGCCGAGGCGAAGCAGGTGGTGGAGGCCTTCCGCTTCCCGCCGCTGGGCATGCGAAGCTGGGGCGGCCCGCCCATCCTGTACGGCTTCCAGGCGCCCGATGCCGCGACGGCGCAGCGCGAGAGCAACGAGCAGGTGCTGATCGCCTGCATGGTCGAGACGGAGGAAAGCGTCGCCAATGCCGACGCCATCGCGGCGATCCCCGGCGTGGATGTGCTGATGTTCGGCACGAGCGACCTGACGGCGACCATGGGCATCCCGGGGCAGATCGGCCATCCGCGCGTGCGCGCGGCTTACGCGAGCGTCGCCGCCGCCTGCGCGCGCCACGGCAAGGTGCTGGGGATGGGCGGCGTCTATGACGAGGTGGTCGCACGCGACTATGTGGCGCTTGGCGCGCGCTTCATCCTGGGCGGCTCGGACCATGCCTTCGTGATGGCGGGCGCGGGCCAGCGCGCGAAATTCCTGCGCGGCCTCGCCGCAGGTTGA